The Clostridium cylindrosporum DSM 605 genome includes the window ATCTATGCTACTCCAAAGTAATAGTTATGCACTTACTCAGGATGAGCTCACAAACATCTTATCACAATCTGTTAGTTCAAAGGAGCTTTTAAATTTCTCAAAAAAAATAATCGAACCTATAAAAAATTATGATAAGGAAAATCATTCTGAGCTTTATCATACCTTGGAATCATATATTTTTTACGACGGAAATTATAAAAAAGTAGCTGAAGATTTGTTTCAACATGAAAATACAATTAGATATAGAATAAAAAAAATTAAATCTAT containing:
- a CDS encoding helix-turn-helix domain-containing protein, translated to MLLQSNSYALTQDELTNILSQSVSSKELLNFSKKIIEPIKNYDKENHSELYHTLESYIFYDGNYKKVAEDLFQHENTIRYRIKKIKSILHMEDSNIKFIESTSIALRVLGLLNSN